A stretch of the Bacteroidota bacterium genome encodes the following:
- a CDS encoding imelysin family protein: protein MKKQNNILFLFLVLIVASIISCKKEDKDDQLKDQFDRKAMLENIGNNIIIPNYLSLKTKITALETAVTAFSGSSDSASLVNVQNSFIEAYHAWQLCSVFEFGPAEQEMLRANLNTFPTDTVKINSNITSGTYDLTTIASRDSKGFPALDYLFFGTATSFNAILLSYTTDPKATNRKNYIIALMNEIKSKVNAVYTAWTAGGNYINTFTANTGSGVGSSIGVLVNQIVFDWDVLRNGQIGIPLGKKTLGTPLPEKVEAYYSKISVDLALKHYKAIEDLFSGKDGLGNDGKGFDDYLTYFDAHPLYTSGSLSDAIKAQFTLVGNKLQLIPDPLSGTILTNSAVVDNAYIEIQKAYVLLKTDMPSAMGLTIDQDPDGD, encoded by the coding sequence ATGAAAAAGCAAAATAACATACTTTTCCTGTTTTTAGTATTGATTGTTGCATCGATCATCTCCTGCAAAAAGGAAGACAAGGATGACCAATTGAAAGATCAATTTGATCGAAAGGCAATGTTGGAAAATATAGGCAACAACATCATTATCCCAAATTATTTATCGCTGAAAACAAAAATTACCGCATTGGAAACTGCAGTTACGGCATTTAGCGGCAGCAGCGATAGCGCAAGCCTTGTTAATGTTCAAAATTCATTTATAGAAGCGTACCATGCCTGGCAATTATGTTCTGTTTTTGAATTTGGCCCGGCTGAACAGGAAATGCTGCGTGCCAACCTGAATACGTTTCCCACAGACACCGTGAAGATTAACTCAAATATTACGTCAGGCACATATGACCTTACAACCATTGCCAGCAGGGATTCAAAAGGCTTTCCTGCTTTGGATTATCTTTTTTTCGGAACCGCCACAAGTTTTAATGCTATTCTTCTCAGCTACACAACAGACCCGAAGGCAACAAATAGAAAAAATTACATCATAGCCTTAATGAATGAAATTAAAAGTAAAGTAAATGCTGTGTATACTGCCTGGACTGCGGGAGGCAATTACATCAATACTTTTACAGCCAATACCGGCTCTGGTGTTGGAAGCTCAATTGGAGTATTAGTCAACCAGATCGTTTTTGACTGGGATGTGCTGAGGAACGGACAGATCGGAATTCCTTTGGGTAAAAAAACGCTTGGAACTCCTCTGCCGGAAAAAGTTGAAGCGTATTACAGCAAAATATCCGTTGATCTGGCCTTAAAACATTATAAAGCCATTGAAGATCTTTTCTCAGGCAAAGACGGATTGGGAAACGATGGGAAGGGATTCGACGATTATCTTACCTACTTTGATGCTCACCCGTTGTATACAAGCGGATCGCTTTCGGACGCTATTAAAGCACAGTTTACTTTAGTTGGAAATAAATTACAACTTATTCCTGATCCATTGTCAGGCACCATTCTTACAAATTCTGCTGTTGTAGATAATGCCTATATTGAAATTCAAAAAGCATACGTTTTACTTAAAACCGATATGCCTTCGGCTATGGGATTAACCATAGACCAGGATCCTGATGGGGATTGA
- a CDS encoding DUF4856 domain-containing protein — MKTNFKKAALLLSLTGIFLFSCKKEKTADPTPTPTTTTYTVPTTYNFASVDFTTSTQRLAMLAEITTYIKTTHSNTVAPILDAQKLKDMYANVNSLFTDGTLNTSGIQLKDKTGNAFGLQAEIEANFTDAVTASQNAAVSPTTTTASNGVSGKMISGTRYILVDTAGVEYKEFVEKGIMAGVFYYQATTILNNISTFDNTTVTAGRTAQEKAWDEAFGYFGVPVDFPTNVTGLKNWGSYCNSVSISLVGTTTVNATIMNAWLKGRAAISNKDDAGRNAARDIVVKTWEKVVAARFITYVKSAKSKIGIEPATVNHNLSEAVGFIRAFKYNSTKTVSDSDIDLLQSYFETGGSVNLHTFTTTNLDNAINKMAFLFSLDASLL; from the coding sequence ATGAAAACAAATTTTAAAAAAGCAGCTCTATTATTATCATTAACCGGCATATTTTTGTTTTCCTGTAAAAAGGAGAAAACGGCTGATCCAACGCCCACTCCAACAACTACAACTTACACTGTGCCAACTACATACAACTTTGCTTCGGTTGATTTTACAACCTCCACACAGCGTCTTGCAATGCTGGCTGAGATCACAACATATATAAAAACAACACATTCCAATACGGTTGCTCCGATATTGGACGCTCAAAAGTTAAAAGACATGTATGCAAATGTGAATAGTCTATTTACTGATGGCACTCTTAATACCAGCGGGATACAATTGAAAGATAAAACAGGAAATGCGTTTGGTTTACAAGCGGAAATAGAAGCGAACTTTACCGATGCGGTTACTGCCAGCCAAAACGCGGCTGTAAGTCCTACCACAACAACGGCCTCAAATGGTGTGTCCGGTAAAATGATATCGGGAACAAGATATATTTTGGTGGATACAGCAGGAGTTGAGTATAAGGAATTTGTTGAAAAGGGAATTATGGCGGGGGTTTTCTATTACCAGGCCACCACCATTTTAAATAACATTAGCACCTTTGATAATACTACTGTAACGGCCGGGAGAACAGCACAGGAAAAGGCTTGGGATGAAGCGTTTGGTTATTTTGGTGTTCCGGTTGATTTTCCAACAAATGTAACAGGACTGAAAAATTGGGGAAGTTATTGCAATTCGGTTAGCATTTCTTTAGTAGGTACTACTACGGTTAATGCCACTATAATGAATGCATGGTTAAAAGGCCGTGCGGCAATAAGTAATAAAGACGATGCCGGACGGAATGCCGCCCGCGATATTGTTGTAAAGACATGGGAAAAAGTTGTGGCTGCACGTTTTATTACGTATGTGAAAAGCGCAAAATCAAAGATCGGTATTGAACCTGCAACAGTTAACCATAATTTGTCTGAGGCAGTGGGCTTTATCCGTGCGTTCAAATATAATTCAACAAAAACCGTTTCAGATTCCGATATTGATCTGCTGCAAAGCTATTTTGAAACCGGAGGATCTGTTAATCTTCATACATTTACTACAACAAACCTAGACAACGCTATAAATAAAATGGCATTTCTTTTTAGTTTAGATGCAAGTTTGCTTTAA
- a CDS encoding imelysin family protein, whose product MIKRKFTYILCLASIALVFVQCKKKKDDPTPETPFDKAGMLANIGENVIIPAYADLKVSVDSLQYFSNLFVAAPSLTDLSNLQIWFLKAYSSFQWVSAFEFGPAESELIRANFNIFPCDTLQINSKIAAGDYNLSTAADLDAKGFPAIDFLLYGSTQNNNAVLAKFTTDANAANTKTYLTALVNELKSKTDIVNTAWSLSGGNYISTFKSSTGSSVGSPIGMLVNQLNYDLELLKNPEIGIPLGKKSLGTPLPDKVQAFYSTKSLTLAMEHLKSIENIYLGRSISNVDGLGLDDYIIHLKAQHPSGPLNDVIKNKFTAAKAKLAAVPETLSQSIISNPTVVDQAYLELQQLVVLLKTDMTSAMGVLITYQDNDGD is encoded by the coding sequence ATGATAAAACGAAAATTCACATATATTCTTTGCCTGGCATCTATTGCATTGGTATTTGTGCAATGCAAAAAGAAAAAGGACGACCCTACTCCTGAAACACCTTTTGACAAAGCGGGAATGCTTGCAAATATTGGCGAAAATGTGATCATCCCTGCTTACGCCGATTTAAAAGTATCTGTCGATAGCCTTCAATATTTTTCCAATTTGTTTGTAGCAGCCCCTTCATTGACCGATCTGTCGAATCTGCAGATATGGTTTCTGAAGGCCTATTCCTCTTTTCAATGGGTCTCCGCATTTGAATTCGGACCGGCAGAAAGCGAATTGATACGTGCCAATTTCAACATTTTTCCCTGCGACACATTGCAGATAAACAGTAAAATTGCGGCAGGAGATTATAATCTTTCCACCGCTGCCGATCTTGATGCGAAGGGATTTCCGGCCATTGATTTTTTGTTGTATGGAAGCACTCAAAACAATAATGCGGTGTTAGCTAAATTTACTACTGATGCCAATGCGGCGAACACAAAAACGTATCTGACCGCTTTGGTTAATGAACTAAAATCGAAAACCGATATTGTAAATACAGCATGGAGCTTATCCGGAGGGAATTATATTTCCACCTTTAAAAGCAGCACAGGAAGCAGTGTAGGCAGTCCCATCGGCATGCTGGTGAATCAGCTTAATTATGACCTTGAACTATTAAAAAATCCCGAGATCGGCATCCCCCTTGGCAAGAAATCATTGGGAACACCTTTGCCCGATAAAGTGCAGGCATTTTACAGTACTAAGTCGTTAACCCTGGCAATGGAACATTTAAAAAGCATTGAGAATATTTATTTGGGTCGTAGCATTTCGAATGTTGATGGACTTGGATTAGATGATTATATCATTCATTTGAAAGCGCAGCATCCTTCCGGCCCATTGAATGATGTGATAAAAAATAAATTTACTGCTGCGAAAGCAAAACTTGCCGCCGTCCCCGAAACCTTATCACAATCAATTATATCTAATCCCACAGTTGTTGATCAGGCCTATCTCGAACTTCAGCAATTGGTGGTGCTTTTAAAAACAGACATGACCTCCGCAATGGGTGTTTTAATCACTTACCAGGACAATGATGGCGATTGA
- a CDS encoding HTTM domain-containing protein encodes MGKIKRYLTDQVHIAPLAMFRVIFGMMMLGGVIRFIARGWVYELYVMPKYYFSYYGFEWVKPLGEAGMYTVFIVMGLAALFIMLGLFYRLAAIAFFILFTYVELIDKVNYLNHYYFISLVSFLLILVPADRFFSLDVVRNPSLRVTHIPRWMIGLFRVQLGVVYFYAGLAKLNYDWLFRAMPLKTWLAANSDFPIIGAYFDYEWVAYLFSWFGAFYDLTIPFFLLMNRTRKVAYLFVVIFHVMTAALFPIGMFPYIMILATLVFFPESFHISLIDKIRNLGRNKTIFQDQVQNFFSSHWFNKIIIPFLILFFVVQLASPFRYLLYPGKLFWTEQGYRFSWRVMLMEKAGTAFFYVRDPETGRQCEVMSSDYLTRQQEKMMSTQPDMILQFAHFIESEYKKKGIKDPEVRVESYVTLNGSGSRLYIDKTVDLTKEKENFLPKKWILPFAENQLSKK; translated from the coding sequence ATGGGAAAGATAAAAAGATACTTAACTGACCAGGTTCACATTGCTCCGCTGGCAATGTTCAGGGTCATTTTCGGGATGATGATGTTGGGCGGTGTTATCCGCTTCATAGCACGGGGCTGGGTTTACGAGTTATATGTAATGCCCAAATATTATTTTTCCTACTATGGTTTTGAATGGGTAAAACCCCTTGGTGAAGCCGGGATGTATACCGTTTTTATTGTCATGGGTTTGGCTGCTTTATTCATCATGCTCGGACTTTTTTATCGTTTGGCTGCCATTGCATTTTTTATTTTGTTTACTTATGTTGAACTTATTGATAAGGTAAATTACCTTAATCATTATTACTTTATCAGCCTTGTGAGTTTTTTGCTCATACTTGTCCCCGCTGACCGGTTCTTTTCGCTTGATGTGGTGAGAAACCCATCCCTCAGGGTAACGCATATTCCCCGCTGGATGATCGGCTTATTCAGGGTTCAACTGGGAGTGGTTTATTTTTATGCCGGCCTTGCAAAACTTAATTATGATTGGCTTTTCAGGGCAATGCCGCTAAAAACATGGTTGGCCGCTAATTCTGATTTTCCGATCATTGGTGCCTATTTTGATTATGAATGGGTAGCTTATCTTTTTAGCTGGTTTGGCGCTTTCTATGATCTCACAATTCCCTTTTTTTTACTAATGAACAGGACAAGAAAAGTGGCCTACCTTTTTGTTGTGATCTTTCATGTAATGACCGCAGCATTGTTTCCTATCGGCATGTTCCCTTACATAATGATTCTTGCTACTCTCGTGTTTTTCCCTGAGTCATTTCACATTTCACTTATTGATAAGATCCGAAACCTGGGCAGGAATAAGACGATTTTTCAGGATCAGGTTCAGAATTTTTTTTCAAGCCATTGGTTTAATAAAATTATCATTCCGTTTTTAATCTTGTTTTTCGTTGTTCAGCTGGCTTCGCCTTTCAGGTATTTGCTTTACCCCGGTAAGTTATTCTGGACTGAGCAGGGCTATCGTTTTTCATGGAGGGTAATGCTGATGGAAAAGGCCGGCACAGCATTTTTTTATGTGCGGGATCCGGAAACAGGCAGGCAGTGCGAAGTTATGAGTTCAGATTATCTTACCAGGCAGCAGGAAAAAATGATGTCAACCCAGCCGGATATGATACTCCAGTTCGCACACTTTATAGAAAGCGAGTATAAAAAAAAAGGAATTAAAGATCCTGAGGTAAGGGTGGAAAGTTACGTAACGCTTAATGGAAGTGGTAGTCGCTTATATATTGACAAAACAGTTGACCTGACAAAGGAAAAGGAAAACTTTCTTCCTAAAAAATGGATACTTCCTTTCGCGGAAAATCAGTTATCAAAAAAATAA